The following proteins are encoded in a genomic region of Triticum dicoccoides isolate Atlit2015 ecotype Zavitan chromosome 1B, WEW_v2.0, whole genome shotgun sequence:
- the LOC119341644 gene encoding probable folate-biopterin transporter 7 translates to MEKEQKVEGERAAAAAAAKQRWVIGVGFWVQGFRLFPWLGVNFFLKDAMGVPSSSLQILQASATLPMVAKPLLGLLSDAVPIRGCRRLPYVAIGALLQAVSWLGIALWPSLSLPVLTIFLLLSNFGASICEVANDAIVAEAGKQATSSSGGQLQSFACMFGASAGALGNLLGGIALSYFSPKLMFLFFAIILVLQFFTTVAIPERSLKLPKASTNTSVISSIRKQTKELSCALCMPEIFWSIIWFSVSYAAIPFLLGTMFFYQTEVLRLDSSIIGLSKVFGQVALLAWSMAYNKCFKTTSARKVLSALQFITAVVMLSDVLFVQGVYRKVGISDSLYTIVFSGLLEGLMFFKVLPFSVLIASLCPSGCEGSVMAFVMSALALSIIISGYLGVALAEFMGVSGDDFSALPVCLLIEAACTMLPLICSSWIKERKGKEKKEE, encoded by the exons ATGGAGAAGGAGCAGAAGGTGGAGGGCGagagggccgcggcggcggccgcggccaaGCAGCGGTGGGTGATCGGGGTGGGGTTCTGGGTGCAGGGCTTCCGGCTCTTCCCCTGGCTCGGCGTCAACTTCTTCCTCAAGGACGCCATGGGGGTCCCCTCCTCCTCGCTGCAGATCCTCCAGGCCTCCGCCACCCTGCCCATGGTCGCCAAGCCGCTCCTCGGCctcctctccgacgccgtccccatccgcggctgccgccgcctgccATACGTCGCCATCGGCG CTCTCTTGCAGGCAGTTTCATGGTTGGGAATTGCCCTCTGGCCGTCTCTTTCTCTTCCGGTTCTTACCATTTTTCTCCTCTTGAGCAACTTTGGTGCATCCATATGTGAGGTTGCGAATGATGCCATTGTAGCGGAGGCCGGGAAGCAAGCAACTTCTTCCTCAGGGGGGCAGCTTcaatcctttgcttgtatgtttgGTGCTTCCGCTGGCGCGTTAGGAAACCTCCTTGGTGGCATTGCTCTCAGCTACTTCTCCCCCAAACTCATGTTCCTATTTTTCGCAATCATTCTCGTGCTCCAGTTCTTCACTACTGTGGCTATACCTGAGAGGTCCCTCAAACTCCCAAAGGCAAGTACTAATACATCCGTGATCTCAAGCATCCGTAAACAAACCAAAGAGCTATCGTGTGCGCTCTGTATGCCGGAAATATTCTGGTCAATCATATGGTTTTCAGTATCTTATGCTGCCATACCATTTCTACTCGGGACCATGTTCTTCTACCAGACTGAAGTGTTAAGACTTGACTCATCCATCATCGGTTTATCCAAGGTTTTTGGTCAAGTGGCTCTCTTGGCTTGGAGCATGGCATACAACAAGTGCTTCAAGACAACGTCTGCACGCAAGGTCTTATCAGCTCTGCAGTTCATCACAGCTGTTGTAATGTTGTCAGATGTGTTATTTGTTCAGGGAGTATACAGAAAGGTGGGAATATCAGACTCCTTATACACCATTGTGTTCTCAGGGCTGCTAGAGGGCCTCATGTTCTTCAAGGTGCTACCCTTCAGTGTTCTTATCGCAAGCCTTTGCCCCTCTGGGTGCGAGGGATCGGTTATGGCCTTTGTCATGTCTGCACTTGCCCTGTCTATTATCATCAGCGGATATCTTGGGGTTGCGCTTGCTGAATTCATGGGAGTATCTGGAGATGATTTCTCTGCACTGCCGGTTTGCTTGTTGATTGAGGCTGCATGCACAATGCTGCCGCTAATTTGCTCATCATGGATTAAAGAGAGGAaagggaaggagaagaaggaagagtag
- the LOC119341654 gene encoding carbon catabolite repressor protein 4 homolog 4-like has translation MLLKPQAIWAASLPLFLGRRLLPKSSPSTPHSGRRLPLRPICKRRMSAQAEPRFAPLPTAQSEPDAGADGYQFRLVSYNILAQVYVKSAFFPHSPSASLKWKARSKAVLTELKSFNADLMCIQELDEYDTFYRKNMESSGYSSIYVQRSGDKRDGCGIFYKPKSVELLQKEVIHYNDLVETCHLNDNVISAPSNNSSPSEESSGKEDNKKRGDPNDPRVRLKRDCVGLLAAFKLGDPCEHILIVANTHIYWDPEWIDVKLAQAKYLLSKVSEFEKIIANKFTCKPSVIIAGDFNSTPGDKVYNYLLSASAESTDEALVKLRSLYAENGGEPEFTNCTPGFTGTLDYIFLSDGGSIKPSSLLRIPRGGSPDVEGGLPNFHHPSDHLPIGADFQVLSS, from the exons ATGCTCCTAAAACCCCAGGCAATCTGGGCGGCTTCCCTCCCTCTCTTcctcggccgccgcctcctccccaaatcCAGCCCTTCTACTCctcactccggccgccgccttccccTCCGCCC GATTTGCAAGCGGCGGATGAGCGCGCAGGCGGAGCCCAGGTTCGCCCCTCTCCCCACAGCGCAGTCCGAACCTGATGCCG GGGCAGACGGGTACCAGTTCCGGCTGGTTTCCTACAACATACTCGCCCAG GTTTATGTGAAGAGCGCGTTTTTTCCTCATTCTCCATCCGCGTCTCTTAA GTGGAAAGCTCGTTCAAAAGCCGTTCTAACAGAACTCAAGAGTTTTAATGCTGACCTCATGTGCATACAG GAGTTGGATGAATATGACACATTCTATAGGAAAAACATGGAAAGTTCTGGATATTCAAGTATTTATGTCCAGCGATCTGGGGACAAACGAGATGGATGTGGTATATTTTATAAACCAAAAAG TGTGGAACTGTTACAGAAGGAAGTAATACATTACAATGATTTGGTGGAAACATGTCATCTTAATGATAATGTAATTAGTGCTCCCTCGAATAATTCTTCACCATCAGAAG AATCTAGTGGAAAGGAAGATAATAAGAAACGTGGAGATCCAAATGATCCACGTGTGAGATTGAAGCGTGACTGTGTTGGTTTACTCGCTGCTTTCAAGCTTGGCGATCCTTGTGAGCATATTCTAATTGTGGCGAACACACATATTTATTG GGATCCAGAATGGATTGATGTGAAGTTGGCTCAAGCAAAGTATCTTCTTTCAAAAGTCTCTGAGTTTGAGAAAATTATCGCAAATAAGTTCACCTGTAAACCTTCTGTGATCATTGCTGGTGATTTTAACTCCACCCCTGGTGATAAG GTATACAATTACCTTTTATCAGCTAGCGCCGAATCTACGGACGAAGCCCTGGTCAAATTGCGCAGCCTGTATGCTGAGAACGGAGGGGAGCCGGAGTTCACAAATTGCACTCCAGGTTTTACTGGAACGCTGGACTACATATTCTTGTCAGACGGCGGTTCAATAAAACCTAGTAGCCTACTTCGGATCCCGCGAGGGGGTTCCCCGGATGTGGAAGGAGGCCTGCCCAACTTCCACCATCCTAGTGATCACTTGCCAATCGGTGCCGATTTCCAGGTACttagcagctag